The Shewanella mangrovisoli genome has a window encoding:
- a CDS encoding FimV/HubP family polar landmark protein — MTKIAKSLGLFALVCSACVQAQVSHVSVNSRMFELGAYPKMRVNVITDNQDMTRLEFVVQQSGGEEKLMAEQLNRFLVLLTGVEDVTDPKARLLVREYRVDRWYEVKNLPLLDNTSSATSSVSQAKTAVVKSSKAAKAETSLLAASSAVTDKAAAVKSSKPVQEVNLVTAEADVAPVVVAAVTTEVAATPRTSGFTFPEDKSEIKASSTSSSSVVASDEAKPKAVKSEVTNSDPSKSDMPTPEPSTTEVVSVQAVAQAPSANADTVRIDKSTTTTDSPEVKAAEATAVEAKLVSSINANATNSGECMLDYHNETLWRIANRYAPEWKVNVYGAMLAIHDANPKAFSKNRINALKKDATLYCPSAEILSRYPDAQAARMSFEDREAGR; from the coding sequence ATGACTAAAATAGCGAAATCATTAGGACTATTCGCCTTAGTGTGTAGCGCATGTGTACAGGCGCAAGTTTCCCATGTGAGTGTCAATAGCCGCATGTTTGAATTGGGTGCTTACCCCAAAATGCGCGTCAATGTGATCACCGATAATCAGGATATGACCCGGCTTGAATTTGTGGTGCAGCAGTCAGGCGGTGAAGAAAAACTTATGGCCGAGCAGCTTAACCGTTTCTTGGTTTTGCTAACGGGTGTGGAGGATGTGACCGACCCTAAGGCGCGGCTATTGGTACGTGAATATCGTGTCGACCGTTGGTATGAAGTGAAAAATCTGCCACTGCTTGATAATACTTCCTCTGCGACGTCTTCAGTATCGCAAGCAAAAACGGCGGTTGTGAAATCAAGCAAAGCAGCCAAAGCCGAGACCAGTCTGCTGGCGGCAAGTTCTGCTGTAACTGATAAAGCCGCAGCTGTTAAATCAAGTAAACCAGTGCAAGAGGTGAATTTAGTTACCGCTGAAGCTGATGTTGCTCCCGTTGTTGTGGCTGCGGTGACGACAGAAGTTGCCGCGACGCCTCGCACCTCTGGATTTACCTTCCCTGAGGATAAGTCTGAGATTAAAGCATCCTCCACCTCGAGTTCGTCTGTAGTGGCATCTGATGAAGCTAAACCTAAGGCTGTTAAATCAGAAGTGACCAACTCTGATCCATCTAAATCTGATATGCCTACACCTGAGCCGTCGACAACAGAAGTCGTAAGCGTGCAGGCCGTTGCACAAGCGCCATCCGCTAACGCTGATACGGTAAGAATTGATAAGAGTACGACTACTACTGATTCGCCCGAAGTTAAGGCAGCCGAAGCAACTGCTGTAGAGGCTAAGCTTGTGAGCTCGATAAATGCTAATGCAACAAACTCGGGTGAGTGTATGTTGGATTATCACAACGAGACGTTGTGGCGTATTGCCAATCGCTATGCCCCTGAATGGAAAGTGAATGTTTATGGCGCCATGTTGGCGATTCACGATGCCAACCCTAAGGCATTTTCGAAGAATCGGATTAACGCGTTGAAGAAAGATGCCACGCTCTATTGCCCATCGGCCGAGATACTTTCGCGTTATCCCGATGCGCAGGCGGCAAGGATGAGTTTCGAAGATCGGGAAGCGGGGAGATAA
- the priA gene encoding primosomal protein N' codes for MSLFVEVALPVPMRQNFTYRVDTAEQGEESAQQPQIGIRVKVPFGRQQLIGLVTAITDSCDLAPTQLKSVIEFIDDAPLLPESLYKLTLWAARYYFCSQGQMLTQALPVALRKGLDAAPQKIQYWQITELGSNIAPETLKRAPAQKRLLERLQQTSLTQEDVISLELNKAALKTLEDKGWIARHEKLAELNLDWRSQLELDEAPHRLNKEQAVAVTLLTQQQGYHCTLLEGITGSGKTEVYLAVLEHILKQGKQALILVPEIGLTPQTINRFKRRFKVNVAVLHSGLTDNQRLEAWRQARCGQAAIIIGTRSALFTPMAFPGVIILDEEHDSSFKQQEGVGYHARDLAVMRGHLESIPVILGSATPSLETLQNALSGRYHHLQLGERAGNAKKVRQGIIDIKNLPLKAGMSAPLINEIRSHLEAGNQVLLFLNRRGFAPALLCHECGHLHECDRCDAFFTVHQSLGEIRCHHCGNQYAIPRQCHNCGSTMLMGQGIGTEQLAEALQQEFPKYPVVRIDRDTTRLKGSLESHLSAIHKGEYKILVGTQMLAKGHHFPDVTLVGLLDVDGALFSADFRAPERFGQLYTQVAGRAGRANKPGTVLLQTHQSDNPILRDLLHRGYGEFARSQLKERQMALLPPAWHMVLVRAEAHSALDADNFLNAFAALLPQDKEFEIIGPMPAPLDRKAGKFRRQLMFQAKHRHRLQQEFERIYPLVEQLPEAKRCRWSLDRDPQDLL; via the coding sequence ATGTCACTGTTTGTTGAAGTTGCGTTACCTGTGCCTATGCGGCAAAACTTTACCTATCGAGTCGATACCGCTGAGCAAGGTGAGGAAAGCGCTCAACAGCCTCAGATTGGTATAAGAGTAAAAGTCCCCTTTGGACGCCAGCAACTGATTGGCCTTGTCACCGCCATCACCGACAGCTGCGATCTAGCACCTACGCAACTCAAATCTGTCATAGAGTTTATTGATGACGCGCCCTTATTGCCAGAATCGCTTTATAAATTAACCCTCTGGGCCGCAAGATATTACTTTTGCAGCCAAGGGCAAATGCTGACACAGGCGCTCCCCGTGGCGCTGCGTAAAGGGCTCGATGCCGCGCCGCAAAAAATTCAGTACTGGCAAATCACAGAGCTGGGCAGCAATATTGCGCCTGAGACATTAAAACGCGCCCCGGCTCAAAAACGCTTACTCGAACGCTTACAGCAAACCAGCCTGACGCAGGAAGACGTCATCAGTTTAGAACTGAATAAAGCCGCGCTCAAAACCTTAGAGGATAAGGGCTGGATTGCTAGACACGAGAAACTCGCCGAGCTCAATCTCGATTGGCGCAGCCAACTGGAACTCGATGAAGCCCCCCATAGACTCAATAAGGAACAAGCAGTTGCCGTCACCCTGCTCACCCAACAGCAAGGATACCACTGCACCCTGCTAGAGGGCATTACCGGTTCGGGTAAAACCGAGGTCTATTTAGCCGTACTCGAACATATTCTCAAACAAGGCAAGCAAGCGCTGATCCTGGTACCTGAGATTGGCTTAACACCGCAAACCATTAATCGTTTTAAGCGCCGCTTCAAGGTTAATGTGGCCGTGCTGCATTCGGGACTGACCGACAACCAGCGCCTCGAAGCTTGGCGACAGGCCCGTTGCGGCCAAGCCGCCATCATCATTGGTACTCGCTCTGCCCTGTTTACGCCCATGGCTTTTCCCGGTGTAATTATCCTCGACGAAGAACACGACAGCAGCTTTAAACAGCAGGAAGGCGTTGGCTACCACGCCCGCGACCTCGCCGTGATGCGCGGACATTTAGAATCGATCCCGGTGATTTTAGGTTCGGCGACCCCCTCGTTAGAAACCCTGCAAAATGCCCTCAGTGGTCGTTATCATCACCTGCAACTTGGGGAGCGAGCGGGTAATGCGAAAAAAGTGCGCCAAGGGATTATCGATATTAAAAACCTGCCCCTCAAGGCAGGAATGTCGGCGCCACTCATCAACGAAATCCGCAGCCATTTAGAGGCAGGGAATCAGGTATTACTGTTTTTGAACCGCCGCGGCTTTGCCCCAGCACTGCTGTGCCACGAGTGTGGGCACTTACACGAGTGCGACCGCTGCGATGCGTTTTTTACTGTGCATCAATCCCTTGGCGAGATCCGCTGCCACCACTGTGGCAACCAATATGCCATTCCAAGGCAGTGCCACAATTGCGGCAGCACCATGTTGATGGGCCAAGGTATAGGCACAGAACAACTCGCCGAAGCATTGCAGCAGGAATTCCCGAAATATCCCGTGGTGCGAATCGATCGTGATACCACCCGCCTTAAAGGCTCGCTCGAAAGCCACTTAAGCGCAATCCATAAGGGCGAATACAAGATCTTGGTCGGCACTCAAATGCTTGCAAAGGGGCACCACTTTCCAGATGTGACCTTAGTGGGCTTATTAGATGTCGATGGCGCGCTCTTTAGCGCCGACTTTAGGGCGCCAGAGCGCTTCGGCCAGCTCTATACTCAGGTCGCTGGCCGTGCTGGTCGCGCTAACAAACCCGGTACTGTGTTGCTGCAAACCCACCAAAGCGATAACCCGATACTGAGGGATTTGCTCCACCGGGGTTATGGCGAGTTTGCCCGCAGCCAATTAAAGGAGCGGCAAATGGCGCTGCTACCTCCCGCTTGGCACATGGTGCTGGTGCGCGCAGAAGCCCACTCCGCTTTGGATGCCGATAACTTTCTTAATGCATTTGCAGCGCTACTACCCCAAGATAAAGAGTTTGAAATCATCGGCCCAATGCCAGCACCACTCGACAGAAAAGCTGGCAAGTTTCGCCGCCAATTGATGTTTCAAGCCAAGCACAGACATAGATTACAACAGGAATTTGAGCGGATTTATCCCCTTGTCGAACAGCTGCCAGAGGCCAAACGTTGTCGCTGGAGCCTAGACAGGGATCCGCAGGATCTGTTGTGA
- the argS gene encoding arginine--tRNA ligase → MKSHIQSLLEQTIESFKQQGILPADFEARIQVDRTKDKSHGDLATNLAMMLTKAAGKNPRELAQLIIDNLPASAYVAKVEIAGPGFINFFIDDSALANQLQAAISDEHLGIKLPTPQTIVVDYSSPNLAKEMHVGHLRSTIIGDSVVRTLEFLGHKVIRQNHVGDWGTQFGMLLAYMEELRAQNGEQAQLELSDLETFYRAAKLRFDESAEFATRARQLVVELQSGDEYCNKLWREFNDISLSHCHEVYERLGVSLTRADVHGESAYNADLEQVVKDLDAQGLLTQSNGAKVVFQEEFRNKEGEALPVIIQKADGGYLYATTDLAAMRYRSSVLKADRVLYFVDLRQALHFQQVFSLAKLAKFVRNDMSLEHLGFGTMNGEDGRPFKTRTGGVVKLVDLLDEANTRALELVRSKNPDMDEATLAEIARVVGISAVKYADLSKNRTSDYIFSFEQMLSFEGNTAPYLLYAYTRVAGIFKRATDIDLSQAKIVLEHEKEKDLGNKLAQFGEILSRVIDKGQPHVLCGYLYELAGAFSSFYEACPVLAADNDEQKHSRLLLSQLTANTLQKGLNLLGIETLERM, encoded by the coding sequence ATGAAATCACATATCCAATCATTACTTGAACAAACTATCGAATCCTTTAAACAACAAGGTATTTTGCCTGCGGATTTTGAGGCGCGAATTCAAGTAGATCGAACCAAGGATAAGAGCCATGGCGATCTGGCAACCAACTTAGCCATGATGCTAACCAAAGCGGCGGGTAAAAATCCCCGCGAATTGGCGCAGCTGATCATCGACAACCTACCCGCCTCAGCCTATGTGGCGAAAGTTGAAATCGCAGGCCCTGGTTTTATCAACTTCTTCATTGATGACAGCGCCTTAGCGAACCAATTACAGGCTGCCATTAGCGATGAGCATTTAGGGATTAAGCTACCAACGCCACAAACTATCGTCGTGGACTACTCTTCACCTAACCTCGCCAAAGAGATGCACGTCGGCCACCTGCGTTCGACCATCATTGGTGACAGCGTGGTGCGTACCCTCGAGTTTTTAGGCCATAAAGTGATCCGCCAAAACCACGTAGGCGACTGGGGTACCCAGTTTGGTATGCTGCTGGCTTACATGGAAGAATTGCGCGCGCAAAATGGCGAACAAGCCCAATTAGAATTATCGGATCTCGAAACCTTCTACCGTGCCGCCAAACTGCGTTTTGACGAATCGGCAGAGTTCGCGACTCGTGCCCGTCAGCTCGTGGTTGAACTGCAATCAGGCGACGAATACTGCAACAAACTGTGGCGTGAATTTAACGATATTTCCCTAAGTCACTGCCACGAAGTGTACGAGCGTTTAGGGGTGAGCTTAACCCGCGCCGACGTGCACGGTGAAAGCGCCTATAACGCCGACTTAGAACAAGTAGTCAAAGATTTAGACGCCCAAGGTTTACTGACCCAAAGCAACGGCGCCAAAGTGGTCTTCCAAGAAGAATTCCGTAATAAAGAAGGCGAAGCGCTGCCTGTTATCATTCAAAAAGCCGATGGTGGTTACCTCTATGCCACTACCGACTTAGCGGCTATGCGTTACCGTTCAAGCGTGCTAAAAGCCGACCGCGTACTCTACTTTGTCGATTTACGCCAAGCGCTGCACTTCCAACAAGTATTTAGCCTTGCCAAGCTGGCCAAGTTTGTCCGTAACGATATGTCACTGGAGCACTTAGGCTTCGGTACCATGAATGGCGAAGATGGTCGTCCATTCAAGACTCGTACCGGTGGCGTGGTGAAACTGGTTGATCTACTGGATGAAGCCAATACTCGCGCACTTGAGCTGGTTCGCAGCAAAAACCCAGATATGGATGAAGCGACCTTAGCTGAAATTGCCCGTGTTGTGGGGATCAGCGCAGTCAAATACGCCGATCTGTCGAAAAACCGTACCAGCGATTACATCTTCAGCTTCGAGCAAATGCTGAGTTTTGAAGGCAATACCGCGCCTTACCTGCTTTACGCTTACACCCGCGTTGCTGGTATCTTCAAACGTGCGACCGATATTGACTTAAGCCAAGCCAAGATTGTACTCGAACACGAAAAAGAGAAAGACTTAGGTAACAAACTGGCGCAGTTTGGTGAAATCCTCAGCCGCGTAATCGACAAGGGCCAACCACATGTACTTTGCGGTTACCTCTATGAATTAGCGGGGGCCTTCTCTAGCTTTTATGAGGCCTGCCCAGTACTTGCCGCCGATAACGACGAGCAAAAGCATAGCCGTTTACTGCTGTCACAACTGACGGCCAACACGCTGCAAAAAGGCCTAAATCTACTAGGTATCGAAACCCTAGAACGGATGTAA
- a CDS encoding SPOR domain-containing protein codes for MSNRDYANRRPQAGAKQRPMRATRARPAAKKAAPRRKLPIPLILFAFIAVGSFGYFLFSIKDTAKQEVPVEVKTEKPTKAKESATILTPKVKEAERQAVVVTAPVEEKPVVEAPKKDPNALPPKPKEEWTYLDELENKNVEVDIPDVVSTRAPQQYQLQCASFRQESQANQMKAVIAFQGLEAQVRQIEGTSGTWYKVILGPYERRRDAERKRHTLQNAGINGCQLLAVPK; via the coding sequence ATGAGCAATCGTGACTATGCCAACAGAAGACCGCAAGCGGGCGCGAAACAGCGCCCCATGCGCGCAACACGGGCGAGGCCTGCGGCTAAAAAGGCTGCGCCTCGCCGTAAGCTCCCTATCCCATTGATCCTGTTCGCCTTTATTGCCGTCGGCAGTTTTGGCTATTTTCTGTTTAGCATTAAAGATACCGCCAAGCAGGAAGTGCCTGTCGAGGTGAAAACCGAGAAGCCGACTAAGGCAAAAGAATCGGCAACGATTCTGACGCCTAAGGTGAAAGAAGCCGAGCGCCAAGCCGTGGTAGTGACTGCGCCGGTGGAGGAAAAGCCCGTCGTTGAAGCGCCGAAGAAAGATCCGAACGCCTTGCCACCTAAGCCTAAGGAAGAATGGACCTATCTGGACGAACTTGAGAATAAAAACGTCGAAGTGGATATTCCCGATGTCGTGTCGACGCGCGCACCACAGCAATATCAATTGCAGTGCGCATCATTCCGTCAGGAGTCTCAGGCTAACCAGATGAAGGCTGTGATTGCGTTCCAAGGATTAGAGGCGCAGGTCAGACAAATTGAAGGCACCTCAGGCACGTGGTACAAGGTTATCCTCGGCCCCTACGAACGTAGACGTGATGCCGAGCGTAAACGCCACACCTTGCAAAATGCGGGGATCAATGGCTGCCAGCTGTTAGCCGTTCCAAAGTAA
- a CDS encoding SPFH domain-containing protein, with product MQIPLNTDVAVMAIWGLIFAIFVIKLFQSIRLVPTKSAYIVERLGKYHSTLDAGFHTLIPFVDKVAYIHDLKEETIDVPPQECFSSDEVNVEVDGVIYISVTDPVKASYGITDYRYAAIQLAQTTTRSVIGTLDLDRTFEERDVISAKVVEVLDQAGAMWGIRVHRYEIKNITPPETVKNAMEMQVNAERERRALLAKSEGDKQSKINRSEGIKAETVNRSEGEMQRRINEAEGKAEEILTLSRATAESIERLATVIAAPGGHNALRMQLGEQYFKQLDGLSQKSSRVVLPGNMVDFDYWMNSIGLKEKA from the coding sequence ATGCAAATCCCATTGAATACTGATGTCGCGGTAATGGCCATTTGGGGACTGATTTTCGCCATATTTGTGATTAAGCTGTTCCAATCCATCCGCTTAGTTCCGACTAAATCGGCTTATATTGTTGAACGTTTAGGTAAGTACCACTCGACGTTAGATGCGGGTTTCCACACCTTAATTCCTTTTGTCGATAAAGTGGCTTATATCCATGACTTAAAAGAGGAAACTATCGACGTACCACCACAGGAGTGTTTCTCCAGTGACGAAGTGAATGTGGAAGTCGACGGGGTGATTTATATCTCTGTTACCGATCCTGTGAAGGCCAGCTATGGCATCACGGACTATCGCTATGCGGCAATTCAATTAGCGCAGACCACCACGCGCTCAGTGATCGGGACCTTAGATCTTGACCGCACTTTCGAAGAGAGGGATGTGATTTCGGCTAAGGTAGTGGAAGTGCTCGACCAAGCGGGCGCCATGTGGGGGATTCGCGTACACCGCTATGAGATTAAGAACATCACGCCGCCCGAGACGGTGAAAAACGCCATGGAAATGCAAGTGAATGCCGAGCGTGAGCGCCGTGCATTACTGGCAAAGAGTGAGGGTGATAAGCAGAGTAAGATCAATCGCTCCGAAGGGATTAAAGCGGAAACCGTAAACCGTTCAGAAGGTGAAATGCAGCGCCGTATCAACGAGGCCGAAGGTAAAGCGGAGGAGATTTTAACCCTGTCGCGAGCCACTGCGGAATCGATTGAGCGTTTAGCGACTGTAATTGCGGCGCCTGGTGGTCATAACGCACTGCGGATGCAACTTGGTGAGCAGTACTTTAAGCAGCTCGATGGCTTAAGCCAGAAGTCCAGCCGTGTGGTACTGCCAGGTAATATGGTCGATTTCGATTACTGGATGAATAGCATAGGCTTAAAAGAGAAAGCTTAA
- a CDS encoding SPFH domain-containing protein has product MFVFTLVILFVLFILYKLMLIVPMREVHVIERLGKFRTVLQPGFHFLIPFFDRVAYKHDTREQVLDVPPQSCISKDNTQLEVDGLVYLKVMDGKLASYGIENYRKAAVNLAQTTMRSEIGKLTLSETFSERDRLNESIVREIDKASEPWGIKVLRYEIRNITPSRHVIHTLEKQMEAERRKRAEITLANAEKAAMINMSEGERQEAINISEGQKQKRINEAKGTGQEIAIIAKAKSEGMAMISQALAVNGGNDAMNMLLKEQFIAQVGKILNDSQVSVVPAEMAKLEGFFEGMEQVTQTVGGHNATSKGAR; this is encoded by the coding sequence ATGTTTGTGTTTACCTTAGTCATTTTATTTGTCTTGTTTATTCTCTATAAGCTGATGCTGATAGTGCCGATGCGTGAGGTGCATGTCATCGAGCGTTTAGGGAAATTTCGCACCGTACTGCAACCGGGATTCCACTTCTTAATTCCTTTCTTCGATCGCGTCGCATATAAACACGATACCCGTGAGCAAGTGCTCGACGTGCCGCCACAAAGCTGTATCTCAAAGGACAACACTCAGCTTGAGGTGGATGGTTTAGTGTATCTCAAGGTCATGGACGGCAAATTAGCTAGCTACGGTATTGAAAACTATCGCAAAGCTGCCGTGAATCTGGCACAGACCACTATGCGTTCTGAAATCGGTAAGCTCACCCTTAGTGAGACTTTTTCCGAGCGTGATCGCTTAAACGAATCCATAGTGCGCGAGATTGATAAGGCGTCTGAGCCTTGGGGGATCAAAGTGTTACGCTATGAGATCCGCAATATCACGCCATCGCGCCATGTGATCCATACCCTTGAAAAACAAATGGAAGCTGAGCGTCGTAAGCGCGCCGAAATCACCTTAGCCAATGCCGAAAAGGCCGCGATGATCAATATGTCTGAGGGTGAGCGCCAAGAGGCGATTAACATTTCTGAAGGCCAAAAACAGAAGCGTATCAACGAAGCTAAAGGTACGGGGCAAGAGATTGCCATTATCGCTAAGGCAAAGTCCGAAGGCATGGCGATGATTTCCCAAGCGTTAGCAGTCAATGGCGGTAACGATGCGATGAATATGCTGTTAAAAGAACAGTTTATTGCTCAGGTCGGTAAGATCCTCAACGATTCGCAAGTGTCGGTTGTCCCCGCGGAAATGGCAAAACTCGAAGGATTCTTCGAAGGAATGGAACAAGTCACCCAAACCGTGGGTGGCCATAATGCAACTAGCAAAGGAGCACGTTAA
- a CDS encoding NfeD family protein encodes MEFSNLILVWSIIGIILMLAELVIPGGIVVLLGAACLVVAGALGIGLVEGVVQSLTLWFISAIVLLLAFRQVTQKLVGGDSHVDNTDEELDIYNQIARVKQTIGPGQTTGRVEFQGSEWPALGDGSIIAAGTEVRIICRENIALVVEPVDQATSQN; translated from the coding sequence ATGGAGTTTTCGAATCTGATTTTAGTTTGGTCTATTATCGGGATTATCTTGATGTTAGCCGAGCTGGTGATACCTGGAGGTATTGTCGTGCTACTCGGCGCCGCCTGCTTAGTGGTGGCTGGCGCCTTAGGAATTGGCCTAGTGGAAGGTGTGGTTCAGAGCCTGACATTGTGGTTTATTTCCGCCATCGTCTTATTACTCGCCTTTCGGCAAGTCACTCAAAAATTGGTTGGTGGAGATTCCCATGTGGATAACACCGATGAAGAACTTGATATCTACAATCAAATCGCCCGTGTTAAGCAAACCATAGGTCCAGGACAAACGACGGGAAGAGTCGAGTTCCAAGGGAGCGAATGGCCCGCATTGGGGGATGGTAGTATCATTGCTGCGGGCACTGAGGTCAGGATTATCTGCCGTGAAAACATTGCCCTAGTGGTTGAGCCTGTTGATCAGGCAACGTCTCAAAACTAA
- a CDS encoding outer membrane protein OmpK, with the protein MKKTCLCLALMLSPQAFAGDLVQWWDFSATALYGEDYDLAPSDKQATVTLETAGAWKYGDWFAFQDFIYFKGDHTGMDSTTYGEISPRFSASKILGEKIAFGPITDLSLALTYEEGEGPVHSLLYGLGVDVAVPYFTYLNFNTYRRDAMSSGNISDGWQFTPVFRIDIPVGSANIVLDGFIDWVFATDNSGYEENFHFNPQLKYDLGKSLFGDHKANKLLVGIEYDLWTNKYGVKGVDQDTYSVIAQYHF; encoded by the coding sequence ATGAAAAAGACATGCCTATGTCTAGCATTAATGCTTTCACCTCAAGCATTTGCTGGTGACTTAGTACAGTGGTGGGATTTCAGTGCAACCGCTCTTTATGGCGAAGACTACGACTTGGCTCCTTCGGACAAGCAAGCGACAGTCACACTCGAAACCGCTGGTGCATGGAAATACGGTGATTGGTTTGCCTTCCAAGATTTTATCTACTTCAAAGGCGACCACACGGGCATGGATAGCACCACCTACGGAGAGATTTCACCTCGCTTTAGCGCGAGCAAAATCCTCGGCGAAAAAATTGCGTTCGGCCCAATTACCGATCTTTCATTAGCCCTCACCTACGAAGAAGGTGAAGGCCCTGTGCATAGCTTGCTCTATGGCTTAGGGGTCGATGTTGCCGTACCTTACTTTACCTACCTTAACTTCAACACCTATCGTCGCGATGCGATGAGCTCTGGCAATATCAGTGATGGCTGGCAGTTCACCCCAGTCTTCAGAATCGATATCCCAGTAGGGTCTGCCAATATCGTGCTCGATGGCTTTATCGATTGGGTATTTGCAACGGATAACAGTGGTTATGAAGAGAACTTCCACTTCAACCCGCAGCTGAAATACGATTTAGGTAAGAGCCTATTTGGTGACCATAAGGCAAATAAATTGCTTGTGGGTATCGAGTACGATCTGTGGACCAACAAATACGGCGTGAAGGGTGTCGACCAAGACACTTACTCTGTGATTGCTCAGTACCACTTCTAG
- the udp gene encoding uridine phosphorylase translates to MADVFHLGLTKAMLDGATLAIVPGDPERVKRIAELMDNATFLASHREYTSYLAYADGKPVVICSTGIGGPSTSIAVEELAQLGVNTFLRVGTTGAIQPHVNVGDVIVTQASVRLDGASLHFAPMEFPAVANFECTTAMVAACRDAGVEPHIGVTASSDTFYPGQERYDTVTGRVTRRFAGSMKEWQDMGVLNYEMESATLFTMCATQGWRAACVAGVIVNRTQQEIPNEATMKQTEVSAVSIVVAAAKKLLA, encoded by the coding sequence ATGGCTGATGTATTTCACTTAGGTTTGACCAAAGCGATGCTCGATGGTGCCACTTTGGCGATTGTGCCGGGCGATCCAGAGCGTGTAAAACGTATTGCCGAGTTAATGGATAATGCTACATTCCTTGCAAGCCACCGCGAGTACACCAGCTACTTAGCGTATGCTGACGGTAAGCCAGTGGTGATTTGCTCTACCGGTATCGGTGGTCCATCGACTTCTATCGCTGTAGAAGAGTTAGCGCAATTAGGCGTGAATACCTTCCTGCGTGTGGGTACCACAGGTGCGATTCAACCCCATGTAAATGTGGGTGATGTAATTGTGACTCAAGCGTCAGTGCGTTTAGATGGCGCGAGCTTACATTTTGCACCTATGGAGTTCCCAGCGGTTGCTAACTTCGAATGTACCACAGCTATGGTTGCTGCGTGCCGCGATGCGGGCGTAGAGCCTCATATCGGTGTTACCGCATCTTCTGATACCTTCTACCCAGGTCAAGAGCGTTATGACACTGTGACTGGCCGTGTGACCCGTCGTTTTGCTGGCTCAATGAAAGAGTGGCAGGATATGGGCGTGCTGAACTATGAAATGGAATCAGCGACCCTATTCACTATGTGTGCGACTCAAGGTTGGCGTGCGGCGTGTGTGGCTGGCGTTATCGTAAACCGCACTCAACAGGAAATCCCGAACGAAGCGACAATGAAACAAACTGAAGTCAGTGCTGTGTCTATCGTTGTAGCTGCGGCTAAGAAGCTTCTGGCTTAA
- a CDS encoding YdcH family protein: MFPEYRDLITTLKTQDAHFQRKFNEHNQLDEEIKQLEKRVGSDFNPTVKELKSKKLHLKEEIYQILKSHN; this comes from the coding sequence ATGTTTCCAGAATATCGAGATCTCATTACTACCTTAAAGACTCAAGATGCTCATTTTCAACGCAAATTCAACGAGCACAATCAATTAGATGAAGAAATCAAACAACTGGAAAAACGCGTTGGCAGTGATTTCAATCCCACAGTGAAAGAACTCAAAAGCAAAAAACTGCATTTAAAAGAAGAGATCTATCAAATTCTCAAATCCCACAATTAA